The Rhododendron vialii isolate Sample 1 chromosome 6a, ASM3025357v1 genome includes a window with the following:
- the LOC131331454 gene encoding SH2 domain-containing protein B-like isoform X1 translates to MGSYPFFEAFFSPIRCILRNRSTQISSVKWKRSNSSGLGEGSSELLYNIVREAKLSPSSKRVKLGQENSFAARKANLTMDRADDECNSRAWTANEDYNAYRSSLDRTPENHEEMDNSPSDSESIEARNSNFKSTLSNRSPVSDTAIFKYCLGGLNERALLLKEVATAASEKELADFARQVSLYLGCSHHGRQVMLAKRLVEEGTKAWDLISQNNPHVIWENVVAEINNRFMKIACSSTRSLTLQDFEILRRIAGCQEFVARENFEKMWCWLYPVAFTLSGVWVNAMWNSASPKWIDGFITKEEAESSLQGAGVLQEPGTFVLRFPTSRSWPHPDAGNLVATYIGSDYNIHHRLLSLDFIFSSGEKEMSSRPLQDMLLAQPELSRLGRIIRSH, encoded by the exons ATGGGGAGTTATCCTTTCTTTGAGGCATTCTTTAGTCCAATTCGTTGTATTTTGCGAAATCGTAGCACACAGATTTCTTCTGTGAAGTGGAAAAGGTCAAATTCAAGTGGGTTGGGTGAGGGATCCTCAGAACTTctgtacaatattgtacgtGAAGCAAAATTGAGCCCATCATCAAAACGGGTGAAATTAGGACAAGAAAATTCATTTGCAGCTCGCAAGGCTAATCTCACCATGGACCGAGCTGATGACGAATGCAATTCTCGTGCCTGGACTGCTAACGAG GACTATAACGCATACAGATCTAGTTTAGATCGGACACCAGAAAACCATGAAGAAATGGACAACTCCCCATCAGATTCAGAGAGTATTGAAGCAAGAAACTCCAATTTTAAGAGCACATTAAGCAATAGGAGTCCAGTTTCAGATACGGCTATCTTCAAATACTGCCTGGGAGGCTTAAATGAGAGGGCCCTTTTGCTCAAGGAAGTTGCGACAGCAGCTTCTGAAAAAGAACTGGCGGACTTTGCACGGCAAGTTTCCCTATACTTGGGATGTTCTCATCATGG GCGTCAAGTAATGCTTGCGAAGAGATTGGTAGAGGAGGGAACAAAAGCTTGGGATCTGATCTCACAAAACAATCCCCACGTTATTTGGGAGAATGTGGTAGCTGAGATAAATAACCGTTTCATGAAGATTGCATGCTCCAGCACCAGATCTTTGACACTgcag GACTTCGAGATTCTGAGGAGAATTGCTGGATGCCAGGAGTTTGTAGCTCGAGAAAACTTCGAGAAGATGTGGTGTTGGCTATACCCTGTAGCTTTTACATTATCAGGAGTTTGGGTGAATGCAATGTGGAATTCGGCATCTCCTAAGTGGATAGATGGATTCATTAcaaaggaagaagcagagtctTCACTTCAAGGTGCAGGGGTCCTTCAAGAGCCTGGAACATTTGTACTGCGGTTTCCTACTTCAAGGAGCTGGCCCCACCCAGATGCTGGAAACTTGGTTGCAACTTATATTGGTAGTGATTATAATATTCACCACAGGCTTTTGTCACTTGATTTCATTTTCAG TTCTGGAGAAAAGGAAATGTCTTCGAGACCATTACAAGATATGCTGCTTGCACAGCCTGAGCTCTCGCGTTTGGGCAG GATTATTAGAAGTCACTAG
- the LOC131331454 gene encoding SH2 domain-containing protein B-like isoform X2 → MDNSPSDSESIEARNSNFKSTLSNRSPVSDTAIFKYCLGGLNERALLLKEVATAASEKELADFARQVSLYLGCSHHGRQVMLAKRLVEEGTKAWDLISQNNPHVIWENVVAEINNRFMKIACSSTRSLTLQDFEILRRIAGCQEFVARENFEKMWCWLYPVAFTLSGVWVNAMWNSASPKWIDGFITKEEAESSLQGAGVLQEPGTFVLRFPTSRSWPHPDAGNLVATYIGSDYNIHHRLLSLDFIFSSGEKEMSSRPLQDMLLAQPELSRLGRIIRSH, encoded by the exons ATGGACAACTCCCCATCAGATTCAGAGAGTATTGAAGCAAGAAACTCCAATTTTAAGAGCACATTAAGCAATAGGAGTCCAGTTTCAGATACGGCTATCTTCAAATACTGCCTGGGAGGCTTAAATGAGAGGGCCCTTTTGCTCAAGGAAGTTGCGACAGCAGCTTCTGAAAAAGAACTGGCGGACTTTGCACGGCAAGTTTCCCTATACTTGGGATGTTCTCATCATGG GCGTCAAGTAATGCTTGCGAAGAGATTGGTAGAGGAGGGAACAAAAGCTTGGGATCTGATCTCACAAAACAATCCCCACGTTATTTGGGAGAATGTGGTAGCTGAGATAAATAACCGTTTCATGAAGATTGCATGCTCCAGCACCAGATCTTTGACACTgcag GACTTCGAGATTCTGAGGAGAATTGCTGGATGCCAGGAGTTTGTAGCTCGAGAAAACTTCGAGAAGATGTGGTGTTGGCTATACCCTGTAGCTTTTACATTATCAGGAGTTTGGGTGAATGCAATGTGGAATTCGGCATCTCCTAAGTGGATAGATGGATTCATTAcaaaggaagaagcagagtctTCACTTCAAGGTGCAGGGGTCCTTCAAGAGCCTGGAACATTTGTACTGCGGTTTCCTACTTCAAGGAGCTGGCCCCACCCAGATGCTGGAAACTTGGTTGCAACTTATATTGGTAGTGATTATAATATTCACCACAGGCTTTTGTCACTTGATTTCATTTTCAG TTCTGGAGAAAAGGAAATGTCTTCGAGACCATTACAAGATATGCTGCTTGCACAGCCTGAGCTCTCGCGTTTGGGCAG GATTATTAGAAGTCACTAG